Part of the Desulfobotulus pelophilus genome is shown below.
AGGTGGTGGCTCAGATTCCCATGGAGTCCAGGGCGAAATATGTGGATATTCTTGTGACAGACCAGCGGGTGATTTATAAAATCTAGTGCTGGAGCTTAGGGCAGAAGTTGTTTGTTTTCTTCCCCTCTCCATCCGGGAGAGGGGAAGAAAGTAAGGGAGGTGGAAGTTTTTTTTGAACGGGTAGCAGGGAGCATACAATGCCATCGGGCAGAGAGCCGGAAAAATTTATCCGTTGGCGTAAAGCCATGGTCACAGATCAGCTTCAGGGGCGCGGTATCCGTGATGCAGCCGTTCTTGCGGCCATGGGGGCTGTTCCTCGGCATCTTTTTGTCAGCGAAGCGCTCATGGATCAGGCCTATGGGGATTACCCCCTTCCCATTGGTTATCAACAGACCATCTCTCAGCCGCAGATTGTGGCGGAAATGACACAGGCACTGGGGCTTCTTCCCGGAGACAGGGTTCTGGAAATCGGTACGGGATCGGGGTATCAGGCAGCTGTTCTCGCAGAGATCGTCTTCCGGGTTTATACCATTGAGCGTCTGCAGCCTTTATATATGCAGGCCAGAAAGCTGTTCGATCGTCTGAAATA
Proteins encoded:
- a CDS encoding protein-L-isoaspartate(D-aspartate) O-methyltransferase, producing MPSGREPEKFIRWRKAMVTDQLQGRGIRDAAVLAAMGAVPRHLFVSEALMDQAYGDYPLPIGYQQTISQPQIVAEMTQALGLLPGDRVLEIGTGSGYQAAVLAEIVFRVYTIERLQPLYMQARKLFDRLKYHNIVTRYSDGSTGWKPESPFDAVLVTAGGPSVPEVLLSQLAVGGRLVMPVGTAQSQDLLRITRTEEGFEQETLCACRFVKLIGEHGWRDE